From one Synergistaceae bacterium genomic stretch:
- a CDS encoding DEAD/DEAH box helicase, with protein sequence MKKDAEVEKAEMEETNTFEQYGVREELLKAIAQKGFTSPTPVQRRVLETNCRESDLIVRAKTGSGKTLAFLLPLLQNMKKGERSSRILVLSPTRELAQQSAQEAEWLVRFMNLSVTTLVGGMEMSPQLRSLRDGPAIVVGTPGRTLDHVERGSLKTENIGYVVLDEGDQMLDMGFRDELEGILNALPAERRTWLFSATMPPEVRELSKRYLDNPQTISLVQDGAQHEDIVHRVYMIPSRRRFEGLVNVLLWERPGRSLIFCHTRLESIEIAQRLQDEGFSAAALHGDMTQRERNAVLASFRSGSMPHLVATNVAARGLDVEGVTHVIQIGLPDDRETFVHRSGRTGRAGHEGTDLILLSPLEVGRFKMMLRSTQMKVEWKDVPTLDLIRTVQREVAEEKLLTAQLDEKSHASCLEWASDLLERADAKLLVAKLLAALNARTPTGYSLNADLDRERERRQRTRADHRTEGSGDRRLSGSSRPRGTMTRLRSSHTSTSSKDVGRILNALCSALKVERGEVGAIRLKDDCVMVELLPLALARLEQGRAGLARWGLYPEDEQVRYIRARSSQDHSSGGRERYTRNKRDNAYHD encoded by the coding sequence GTGAAAAAAGATGCTGAGGTCGAAAAAGCTGAAATGGAGGAGACGAATACCTTCGAGCAGTATGGCGTGAGAGAAGAACTGCTCAAAGCCATCGCCCAAAAGGGTTTTACGTCGCCTACGCCCGTTCAGCGCAGAGTGTTGGAGACGAACTGCAGAGAAAGCGATCTTATCGTACGGGCAAAAACGGGCTCGGGAAAAACCCTGGCCTTTTTGCTTCCTCTTTTGCAAAATATGAAAAAGGGAGAACGTTCCTCTCGGATTCTGGTGCTTTCCCCCACCCGGGAACTGGCGCAGCAAAGCGCCCAGGAGGCGGAGTGGCTGGTGCGGTTTATGAACCTCTCCGTGACCACTCTGGTGGGAGGGATGGAAATGTCCCCCCAGCTCCGGTCGCTGCGGGACGGGCCGGCCATTGTGGTCGGGACGCCGGGCAGGACTCTGGACCACGTGGAACGGGGCAGCCTGAAAACGGAAAACATCGGCTATGTCGTGCTGGACGAAGGGGACCAGATGTTGGATATGGGGTTCCGGGACGAGCTGGAGGGAATTTTGAACGCTCTTCCGGCGGAGCGGAGAACCTGGCTTTTTTCCGCCACGATGCCGCCGGAGGTTCGGGAGCTGTCGAAGCGGTACCTGGACAATCCTCAGACCATTTCGCTGGTTCAGGATGGCGCTCAGCACGAGGATATTGTGCATCGGGTCTATATGATTCCCTCCCGCCGCCGTTTCGAGGGTCTTGTCAACGTACTCCTCTGGGAGCGTCCGGGGCGCAGCCTGATATTCTGTCATACCCGGCTGGAATCCATCGAGATCGCTCAGCGCCTTCAGGACGAGGGATTCAGCGCGGCGGCGCTGCACGGAGATATGACCCAGCGCGAACGCAACGCGGTTCTGGCCTCCTTCAGGTCGGGGTCCATGCCTCACCTGGTGGCGACGAACGTTGCGGCCCGGGGACTGGACGTGGAAGGCGTGACCCATGTCATTCAGATTGGGCTTCCCGACGACCGGGAGACCTTCGTTCACCGCAGCGGGCGGACCGGTCGGGCGGGACACGAGGGAACGGACCTGATTCTTCTTTCTCCCCTGGAGGTCGGACGCTTCAAAATGATGCTGCGCTCCACTCAGATGAAAGTGGAGTGGAAGGACGTCCCCACCCTCGACCTGATTCGGACGGTTCAGCGGGAAGTCGCGGAGGAAAAACTTCTGACGGCTCAACTTGACGAAAAAAGTCACGCCTCCTGTCTGGAGTGGGCTTCCGACCTGCTGGAACGGGCCGACGCGAAACTTCTCGTGGCGAAACTTCTGGCGGCTCTGAACGCGCGTACTCCGACGGGCTACAGCCTGAACGCGGACCTGGATCGCGAGAGGGAGCGCCGGCAGCGCACACGGGCCGACCATCGAACGGAAGGCTCCGGAGACCGGCGTTTGAGCGGTTCTTCCCGTCCGAGGGGGACCATGACGCGTCTGCGCAGCAGTCACACCTCCACCTCCTCCAAAGACGTGGGGCGCATTCTGAACGCCCTGTGTTCCGCGCTGAAGGTGGAGCGCGGCGAGGTGGGAGCCATTCGCCTGAAGGACGACTGCGTGATGGTGGAACTGCTGCCGCTGGCTTTGGCGCGGCTGGAACAGGGCAGGGCCGGACTGGCGCGATGGGGGCTTTATCCGGAAGATGAGCAGGTGCGCTACATCAGGGCCCGCTCCTCGCAGGATCATTCCTCCGGCGGCAGAGAACGATACACCAGAAACAAAAGGGACAACGCTTACCACGACTAA
- a CDS encoding CPBP family intramembrane metalloprotease has translation MAVSFRNLLIGFVVAAFMLYFPSWWCRRRRESEESYGLRWFMGPGAWKETIAMTLLTLIPLTFVSLRWPSEWGGPGPFHPSFWRALDLMGGGLAAAFIEETFYRGWLQTLAVRRWGPWVAIPLVSLLFALSHLFVSQRLLRVATFFPGLVMGALRYRHRSVLPSIFYHALCNLWAVWWSPI, from the coding sequence ATGGCCGTTTCGTTCAGGAATCTGCTGATTGGATTCGTCGTCGCCGCTTTCATGCTTTATTTTCCTTCCTGGTGGTGCCGGCGCAGGCGCGAGTCCGAGGAGAGTTACGGTCTTCGGTGGTTTATGGGTCCCGGAGCCTGGAAAGAAACGATCGCCATGACCCTGCTGACGCTGATTCCTCTGACGTTCGTCTCTCTGCGCTGGCCTTCGGAGTGGGGGGGGCCGGGTCCCTTCCATCCCTCGTTTTGGAGGGCGCTGGATTTGATGGGAGGAGGGCTGGCGGCCGCTTTTATCGAAGAGACCTTTTACAGGGGGTGGCTGCAGACCCTCGCTGTGCGTCGCTGGGGTCCCTGGGTCGCCATTCCCCTGGTGTCGCTGCTGTTCGCGCTTTCTCACCTCTTTGTGTCCCAGAGGCTGCTTCGGGTGGCGACGTTCTTTCCGGGATTGGTCATGGGAGCCCTGCGGTACCGGCACCGGTCCGTCCTGCCCTCGATTTTCTACCACGCCCTCTGCAACCTGTGGGCTGTCTGGTGGTCTCCGATTTAG
- a CDS encoding IclR family transcriptional regulator, whose product MSVKDLEKNLAPTHINQSSDKLLNLLEIMTEQPEPLRLQDLARICGMNASTALRFLNALQRRKYVEQEASTGRYYLTFKLCALAQNVNSFFDIRSVARPFLRNVTQIFSESCNLAVESDMTVIYIEVEKGPNKMLMSTQRIGNVAPLYCTGVGKLFLTDYSPTALDRLIALKGLTKYTEYTITDPEELKAELERIKKTGYAFDNEECEEGARCIAAPVRDYTGRIKAAISVSGPVVRMTDKHIFSHLPMLLDAAEQISFRMGWKRTPPPETPEQQKA is encoded by the coding sequence ATGTCCGTGAAAGACCTGGAGAAAAACCTGGCTCCGACGCATATCAATCAATCGTCCGATAAATTGTTGAACCTGCTGGAAATCATGACGGAGCAACCGGAGCCTCTGCGTCTGCAGGATCTGGCGCGGATATGCGGCATGAACGCCAGCACGGCGCTGCGCTTTCTGAACGCCCTGCAGCGGCGAAAATACGTGGAGCAGGAAGCGTCCACGGGACGCTATTATCTGACGTTCAAACTGTGCGCTCTGGCCCAGAACGTCAATTCCTTCTTCGACATTCGCAGCGTCGCCCGCCCCTTTCTTCGCAACGTCACCCAAATATTTTCCGAATCCTGCAACCTTGCGGTGGAGAGCGACATGACCGTCATTTATATCGAGGTGGAAAAAGGGCCGAACAAAATGCTGATGAGCACCCAGCGCATCGGAAATGTGGCCCCCCTGTACTGCACGGGCGTGGGAAAGCTGTTTCTCACCGACTATTCCCCGACGGCGCTGGATCGACTGATCGCGCTGAAAGGGCTGACAAAATATACGGAATACACGATAACCGACCCGGAGGAGCTGAAGGCGGAACTGGAGCGCATAAAAAAAACCGGATACGCCTTCGATAACGAGGAATGCGAAGAAGGGGCACGGTGCATTGCCGCGCCGGTACGGGACTATACCGGCAGAATCAAAGCGGCCATCAGCGTCAGCGGTCCGGTGGTGCGCATGACGGATAAGCATATTTTTTCACATCTGCCGATGCTCCTGGACGCGGCGGAGCAAATATCCTTCCGCATGGGCTGGAAACGAACGCCTCCGCCGGAAACTCCGGAACAGCAAAAAGCCTGA